The DNA sequence GAATGGAAAAGTATAAGCAGAAAACAAaagagcacttcagcaagaagtcccgggtcaaaaactttcaagtgGGAGATCTGGTCCTACGAGACACAGAAGCTTCAGATCCCACTAATACCGGAAAGCTAATGCCGAAGTGGGAAGGCCCATACAAAGTCAAGGAAGTTTTAAggccaggaacatacaagctcatgAACATGGATGACTCTGAAGTACCAAATAcatggcatggactcaggctcagaaagTATTAccagtagaaaagcaaacaaaagcaaccagaacttgtagcctatggcaagcaaccaatctatgatccGATATTTTGTATGAAAAAATTTGCAAATCAATGAGAACAATTTTCCATTTTCAGAAAATTATTACTTTTAAATTACCAGTTATGGAAGCAAACAACAACCCGGGTACCTTCTCACACCCGGGTTAGAAGCAAAAAACGAAAGCAACCACTATTTgcttagaaaaattctaagtaaatggagcaatcaccaatccgggttagacatacccggattgaaagcaaatttaaaagcaaaaagCAACCCGGATTAACATTTAAATCCAGGCTGCAAAAATCCATTATGTACTTGGAacataaagcaaaaaagcaaACAACCCGGGTTAGACacacccggattgaaagcaaatttaaTAGCAAAAAGCAACCCGGATTAGCATTCAAATCCAGGTCGCAAACAACAATTATGTACTTAAGTTTTCAAATACTTAAAGCAAAAAAGTAAGCATCAATCCGGACACTGTCCCATACCCGGACCAAACCCGATATGAAACAAGTCCGGATTAGGGGCCATAACAAGGATCCGGATTGCACAAAAAGAGAACAAAATATGGAAGAAAAGCAAATATTTTCAAAGGAAATTCAAAGGCTAATCCGGATTGACATCAATCCGGAATAAATCCAAATATTACAAATGGTTCAAATCAAAGTACCAAACAAAGGAATCCTAGAAATGAAATTACATGGTCTGGGCCCGAAAAGCCTTGTAAGGCTGATCCGGATCTAGAGGAAACTGGGGCTCGGACCATCATAGGGTTCCGGTTCCCCTTGACCTTGCTCGACAGCAGCCTTAGCAGCAAGGAACTCTTGGATAAAGCTCTCCCAGGAAGCAAAAGGGTCAGTCTTGATATGGCGCTCTGCAACAACCCAGGACCTGCGTACCTCGGGAACCCCGGCCTGAGCAACTTCGAAGTCATAGACGTCGCTGGCCTTGAAATCAGCAATGATGGCCTCCTTGTTCAGGTTCTCTTTGGCAGCAAGCTCGGCCTTCAGCCTCTCGACTTCCTGGGCCAGCCCCTCAGCCCGGATCTCAGAGTCCTTCAACTTCTCGTTCAGCCCGGTCTCCACCACCCGGAACCCCTCCCGGGCCTCCTCCAGCTCACCCCTAAGGGAATCGGAGAGAATCTTCTCAGCCTTAGTCCGGTTGTTAGCCTCCTTCAGCTCAGTGAAAGCAACATCGGAGCAAATGGAAATTGCACTCCCAAGctgagaaacaaaaaaaaaaaatatataatactATGAGCAAAGAACAAAGTAAATTCGAGGCATAATCCGGAACTAAGAGCataaaaatccagaaattacCTGCCCCCATTGACCAGTGACCCTCTTCAAGGCAGCAGCCATGTTGTAGCCCTCGACCTCCTCCCAATCTTCTTCTGAGGGGATACTGGACATGAACCCGGCCAGATCAATAAGACTCTTTGTCCCTACCCGGATAGGAGCCCCATCCGGTCCCTTCCCCTCCGAGTCGCATATGACCCGGTCAGCAACAACAGTTTTTCCGCGGGGAGGCTTCCCCGGGGCGGACTTCCTCTTCTTCGAAGGAAGTTCCTCTTCAGAGATTTCCTGAACGTCCGGGTCCTTGGCCAATGGAGAATTACCCGGATCAGCAACATTCCGGGGGGCAGAAGATTCGGCACCGCCCTCTACATCCGCAGATCCGGATCCGGTGCCTGGGGCCCCCTTGGTTGTCTTGTATGCCAACCCCAAAGAGTTAAAAGCCGCTGCGTATGCTGAGGAAGACATTATGGCCCGGGATGCAGGGTTATAATGCGGCAAACCTGAGAAATAGAAGAAAACTATAAGCACAGGATTAATAAAAATGAAGACTACCAAACCCGGAAAGAAATACTACAGGGAGCCCGGACCATGGCAAGACGTTTTATGCAAATTATCTAAAAAGTAAAGCAGGAAAAGCAGGGGGACCCGGATCAAAGACCAAAATAGACCTTGATCCGGACCAAAGATTACAAGTTACAAGCAAAAGAAAGGTAATCCGGTTCTCCAAGCTTGGATGGAGACCCGGATCAAGTAAAAAGGGGCAAGTTAAAAAAGAACTCACAGCCAAGTTGGAACATGAGTTTATGGTTCATAAACGTATCCCGGGTTGGCTGGAACCCGAGACTACCACAAAATTTTCTAACTTGGTCTACAGCCTCCCCATCTAAGATCTCTGGGTTGAACTTCGTCTTAACCTCCCCAGTCGTGAAATAAGGAAGATACTCCAAATCGTAACCCTTCAACATCAGTATCTCCCCATTCCAATGCTTCAAAGAGGTCTGGTGCATGACTGGTTTGGACCTACCCGGACCAAATCCGCACTCTGCTGCCCGGAATCTCAGTTCGTAAAAAGGTTTCTGGCTTGACCTAGAAAGGTAAAAAATCTGGTGGAATAACTTGAAGGTAGGAAGAAGCCCGGACTTGTTACAGCAAGCTATGAACCAGGTCATAGACTTGATCCCATTCGGAGTTATCTGCATAGGAGAAATCTTGTAGACATACTTACAAAGGTGCTTCAGAAAAATGTGCCACCTGGGGCTCCACCCGGACCTTAAATGCTCCAGCCAGACCGGGACAAAACCATCAGCAGGACGATGGAAAATCCTCTCATATGGCTCAGGCCACCTCCAAGCGATGTCAGAAGTCAATTGAAAAGCAGCCCGGATTGCATTGTCCATATCACCCGAATCTGCTTCGGCATAAAAATCCTTAAGCTGGTAGTGATCCCGGCTGATCCCAAAGGAAGCAAAAGCTGTTTCCAGAGCACCTTGGTCATAAATACCCGGGTGCCCATCCTCGTGCCTCTCATATCTGACCCGGGTATAATAAATGCTATCCTCGAACCCGGGTGGCTTTCTTATGAAATGATACTTAATATCAGACCACCTGCCCTCTGGCGTAAAAATAACAGAGTTTTCTGGAAGCCTCTTGAACCGGAAGCTCGTAATTGTTCCCACGGACCCGGACCCCTTTCTAACCATCTCGCCCTGGATCTGTTCTCTACCAGATGAATCCGGATCACTCTCCTCGTCAGAAAAGTTGGGATAGCAGTTGTATACTTTCCTAGCTCTCTCTTTgatccggaccatatacctattaaaatgaaggtcagttaATCTGGGCCCTACAGATTTTATTTGTCTCACTAAGTGGTCCGTATCAGGTACGTTATGTTAATTTTATCATAACCTAATGATCTGGACcaccaatgcaagtccaacccggaaaaacatcaacgatccggatcatgTTAACTACAATCCACAAAAACAAACCACCATGGACCCGGATCTTGATGGCAAATACCCAGATCCGGATCCATTGCAACAAAAAACTTAAAGCAAAACCCATACACCCAGATCCTCATGGCAAACACCCACACCCggatcaaaagcaaccaaaaaacAGATAAAACCCAAGTCATACAATTCTACCCAAAAACCTACCCCCGATCCGGATCCTATACCCTCGACCCGGATCCAAACAAAAACCCTAACCCACAAACAGTTACCTTGGGAATCAAAAGGCAAAACATGCCACTTTTAAcctatacatatatatatatcccagccaagaacacgaagaacaacAGTGCAAAAAACCCATAGAAATCAACAAAAATCGAGCCTAAAACACAGAGACACTTACTGATCTACAAATAAACAAAAAGCCAAGcaacaaaaacaaccaaaaaACTCGATTTCACTTCGAAGAAATATAGACGAACCTCAAGCATgcaaaatcaaaatcaaaatcaaaatcgAAGAACAAATGGAAAAAacaagaaagaagagatcttacAAGTCAATTGAAGATGAATGGAGCAACAGCGAATCAGCGGCGGAAGAAAGAAGCCCAGAGTGAAAGCCTTCGAAGAAAAATGAGAAAAAGAACAGAAGAAACTATTGGATTTTTTAGAATTTGGGAGAATAAAAGTAAGAAGGAAAAAAGAAAGGGGACTGCAGCCTTTTATAGGCCCAGGGGAGAGAAACCGCTCCTGCCACGTGGCAGGATCCTACTGGTTCCAGGAGCGGttacaaaaaaaataatacaCATTAAAACACATTTaaaacccataatgattatggtCCGAGTTTCTAGGAAGTAACTGCCCAAAATTCAAATTCAAAGGGGGGAAAATGAGCAAAACCGATTGAAATCCCAAAACCTTTCGAATTCCACAGCCCAAGACCCGGATCAATAGCCATAATCCGGATCATTGCAAACAAGATACATTTCAGAGGCCACCAGGATCATAAATTCTTCCAAAGGCATCAACAATTCTACcctaatccggattggcatccacctcaccagatccggattggggggcaaccaggggCAGAAATTTTCCTAAGCAAccattctaccttaatccggactGGCATCTACctcaccagatccggattggggggcaaccggGGGCAGAAATTTTCCTGAGCAACCACtataccttaatccggattggtatccatttcaccagatccggattggatGGCAACAGGGGCAGAAATTTTTCTTAATCAACTATTATACTTTAATCCGGATTGATATccattacaccagatccggattggggggcagaAACTTTTCTCTAAGCCAAATATGCGATcctactctactccctcatccagaagatctgcataagggagtggggggcaaatgatagggcaTAGCAGACCCGGGTATGCTTCAACTTGGACTAAATGGAGGAAGGCTCAACCAACATgctaagacccccctctcccaggccaATCAAACATAGGAGCCCAGGCCCGGGCCTATCCTACTTCCCGGATCCGGATCCGCCTGCATACCCGGGTCCGGATCAGGGCTAAAACCACAGTGAGGGAGGTCCCGTCAAGCACATGCACATCCCGCAACCCGCCAAGCGaaggtacgtgggcacgtgactatgacagctatgAACAACCAGCGCACCAGACAAGCACTGCGCGTGTCAGAGGCCGTTtggacactctggaggtggtcctcccctggacacgtgtaaacaatccacccaagccaggcgtcctctggtcccagacatccaacggcccagatttagaggtaactacccctaaaccctaccttggggctatatatacccccaagactgaagggtttaggggttggaaaatattttttaCTCTTACACATTCACACTCTCCCATACACTCAAAAACATACAGCAGCCACCACATGTATACAACCACACACAAACACACAGCAGCCTCAAAGAtgacataaatatatatataccttcatcttctccaaagcctgttcttattcttacaccggaggcgccgtgggagccaaaccccccttccggtgttgttttgcaggcgcccaacctaCAGCTACACCTCTCTCACGCACGGAAGGTCCAGGAACGCCAACGGACGGAGCCACCCGCTCTCCGGAGTTATCAGTCACTATACCCGACTATCAAAtgtattttcaaattttataatatGTTGTTAAATCTATTTTCATGTCATTAAAAGAATTATATGAATGCACAAGTCTTGAAATAGCTGGGGGCATTTGAATGAAGGGATTTGATTTGAAGACAGGTAACTGGTTAAGGAGGCTGTGATTTGGTTAACCACACACCTTGTTTGGATTCGATTTTAGGTTGTTTGGAATGCGTTTCTATCAGCCCATATGTAACAGTTGGCATATATGTTATTATAACAAAACACGGAGAGGTGCGTTTAATCTAGCTCGTGTGGTTGAGAATTGAGATGATTCAGCTGACAAGTTTATCATAGAATTGCATAGCTGGGTTACCATGTTATGTTTCTCGTataatactccctctgtccctccaGATTCTTTGCTTGATTAAGTATATCTTTATGTTTGGATCTCAGTCATTTTCCACACTTTATTTATTATATTACAAAAACGATTTAGGTTCGCTAAAGATGGATACTGTTAATTCCGAAACCCATGTATGCACTTTGTACAAAATTTATGCGATTCCTTCTGTGCGCTTTTTCTGGTTGCAATGTGTGCCAGACTTTGTTGTATGATTCTATAACTATTTTCATTTAGAAGACGAACATTTGAGGGAAAATAAATCTAGGACAAATATACCGGCAGTGTGTAGTTTTTGGAGTTAATTATCAAGTAGGTCACTTACTTGTTGGCGCCGCATAGAGGGGAGAACGAATGACTCAGTTCTCATTCCAAGCAGGACTCTTCTATGATTAGTGGGAATTCTGGGTGGCATTCTCTCTGCACCTCGCGTGTTCATGATATCTACATTCAACTGTGCCCCGGAGACAGGGTCGAAGCGGGTGATCTTCTCGCGGGCAAACCTCGGGACTTGAGAGAAAGTATGAAGTCACTGATTAcaaatttgtatcaaaaatattattaggtgaaattcttaaaaatattatatattgagttttgcacttttttttatgaatgatattacatctAAATGAAAAATTATGAGTACTAGTAACttagataatatttttaaatttttaaaaatgtatctactatttatttttatttaaatcaaataaaacaatcaaaaaattaaaaataaataattgataaaattttaaaaatctaacaatattatctaaaatagtagAACATGGATACTTCTACTATGGATACTTTCATTTGGAtataatatcattcataaaaaatatgtgaaactcaatatataatacttttaaaaattttgactaatgatagagtgatatttttgataaatgagtgactcatttgagtcagtttttttgtaatcagtgactcacttgatacatATATATGCAGTAAGTGAACTATTTGATAATTAACTCGTTCTTGTTATACATAACATAACTACTCTCTCCGTCCCTATAGGTTCTTTATATCCGTGATGGAGCTCAGCACGTATTTTAAGACTTCTATTAAGTATAGTCCTccaactttttttaattattttttcttctaaataaagatatgatgtttaaatttttatacaaaaaagaagaaaatttcaaaaataaattaagTAACTATACTTTATAATAAACTTAAAATGCCTGTCAAACATGAAAAAAAAACTGTAAAGAAATAAGAGGGACGGAGGTAGTTTAACTTTTTAAAAAAGGTGGCGCTGCTTGCATGGAACAAACACAGTGAAAGAGAGCCTGGACTAGGCTTGCTGTAACAGAAGTGCTGAACGAGGCACGCCTGTAATCTAAACAGCGGCGCAACCACCAGCATAGTGAAGGTAACATTGTTGAACCCTTACATGTTGGTTCTCGCATGATCTCTTTAAATGCAAGTTCTGATCCACCCAATTAGTCTATTTGAGAACCACATATACAACAAAAAAAAGTGAAAAACTCATTGTCCACCTATCTGAAAGTTTTTTATTTGCTAAACTAGAAATTACGGGTAAATGTTGTACAATGGTCATAGTGAAGAAATTCTCTGAACCACCGCAGTCTGGTCCAAGGCCTACGCTATATGTTAATCTGTTGTTCCCCTGGTTCAGCCTGCACCCCCAGATTTCGCACAACAGCTTACTGGCACTAGTGGAAGGGAATTAAAGTCCCACAATAATATTTGGATGAACAATAAAGTTTTCGCCCTATGCTCATCTAGTGGCAGTGGTCACCAAGTGGCTGGACTCGTCTGCAGTCCAGCCAATTTATGATGACCTGAAGTCCTCTGCAGAAAAGAAAGGATATGATGACCTGAAGTCCTCTGCAGAAAAGAAATCAATTTATGATGCCCGGATCTTGGAAGACAGAAATAACGAATTTCACCAGTTAAAAGAAAAGCTCGTGCTTGCATTGGATAAAATGAGCAAAAAGAAGGTTTTAGTTGCTAATCATATATCATGAAAGAGATGATCTCAAGAGAGTTTTTGATAAAGAACTGAAAGCTATTTATAATTTTGAGCAGGAGCTTATCCTTGCACATGAAGCTCTAGAGAAATCACTAAACGAGGCTTTTGATCTGGCGAAACAATTGGAGCAAAGAAGAAAATCTGTGCTGACAGCTCAATGTTCAGAGCGCAGGCCGAGTATGCTGAAGGTATAGAGTTGTTGCAAATTATAATGCCCGCCATAGCGGGCTTAAAGAGTTTCATCAGATTATATACTTTAATTTCCTTGTCAAGCTATTTGATAAATTCTGACtgttttaatttttttctaataCAGCATTTGTGAATGAAGAATGAGGTTGCAGTACTCTTCTCAAATTCCCTAGCTTCTGAATAAAGATGTAAGTTCTAGTTATATTTATGCTTGATTAATAAGTGCATTTTATACAACTTTATTTTGTGGAGTTTACAGATTACATATTTTGTCATACAGTTGAAATTATCGGTTAACTTACAGTTATAGTTGCTTGTTGCAGCATGTATGTTTTTTTTTAATGTGAACTTTATTATGTATTGAATTTACTAATGCATATGGTAATAATATGTGTATACTTCTTGAGCACAAAGATAGGTTTTATCCCGTAAAAGAATGCACAATTCCAATCAGGTTGACAATTTTTGTTTGTTTAAATGGGGACAGTCCCTAGCAAAAACATCTTTCCAGTCCTTGTATCAATCATCCAACGACGACTGCTGGGATTAAAAAAAATAGCTACAGGGACCGCGGACATTGTTTGCTGTCCGAAAAAATTACCTTTTTGACCCTGGTCACGGACCGCGGACATTGTCTGCGGTTGGGACTTGTAATTGTATGTTTGTGTTAATGCAGGGGTCCATTTTCACTTAGCAAATAAAAGTCTATTTCAAGTGATCGCGGATGTAAGTCTATTTCAAGTCCGTAACGCAGACAATGCTCGCGATCCATGAACATgaacaaaaaaataatttttccggACCGCGGACATTCCGGACCGCAGACAATGTCCGCGGTCTCATCCAAACCGCTGAAAAACTGTTTGTTGTATAATAGCTCACTGGCAAACCGTTGTCGGGGACTATCAGGGCAAAAATAGCAAAATGTAGTATCAAGGTTTTGCAGGATTTGCCTCGCTCCAGGTGCCATTTATTGTCCTCGAATATATTTTTTCCCTTATCTTCTTCAAATCATCATTTGAACTCTCAGTTTAATTCTAACATATGTTGCTTAGTTGGTTTTTAATTTTGCATTTTGAAGACATTCTATGTTCACCTGGCCAATGCCTATATATGTAGAGACTATGTGAATAAAATATATTGTCACTGCACAAGATTTATGTTGAATTTAATTCAAATTCTTATCCAACTGCTCTTTAGTAATTAAGATGGTATGCTATATTTAGTTTAATCCAAAGAGTCTTCTCTGTAGTCTAATATTGAAAATTGCAGCAACTATAAGTAGATAACCTCCATTACCCTGTTCAGATTGAAATCTGCAGCAGTGTTGGACTGGTTCCACCGGGCTTGGTTGACTGCAGGGGCGTAGCCGGCCTATTGACAGTGGGGTcagttataaattttaattatatcaGTTATATATCGGTCAAAATTTACCTATAGATACTGTCAAGCGGACTCTAACTAATTAAACCTTATTATTGCAAGACATAGAACAATCTCAGGTTCCTGACTATAATCAAAAGTTCAGAATAAACCACGGTGATCCAACGACGAAAGGTAGAGGAACACAATGAATAGATAGCTGgattatgaagaaaattcagtaGAATGAAGGGGCTGAGAGAGCAGAATGCAGCCAAGACTTCAATAATCTTATGCACCTCGCCTGTTGTTGTTGAACCTTGATACTTCTCATATTTTTTATTCTGTTACACAAGATATTTTAAGTCAGTTATAATTGAAAATTGATATTATTGTTGTTTACTTGCATTTTTTGTGATTTATTATGGTTTTGCTGTGTAATTTCTCGGTTCAACCGGTCAGTGATCTTTTAACAACATTACATTTTTATTTCTAATAGTTGAAACCTGTTTTATAGGTCTCCACCTTGGGGCAATATATTAAATGCAGTGGAATgattttatgtatatatattttttttagtACTTATCcataagtaacttatgacttaaagttAATAAGTTACTTATTTTGTGGCGGCCAAACAGGTCCTGGGTGTCTTatataagtgataagtagataaatgcctataagttatataagtgtttagataaaattcagaattttttttacttaattgaacaaaaataaataaattataaataaaattatcttaaATCGTGATTATTATATCAGAAAAATAGTTTAGAACACATTATTTAAtactaaagttaataaaaaacaaaaattCAAAATAAGTCTAGAAAATTTAcatcgttactaacattcaattatcagcttataagttgtaaatccAACTTATAAGTTTGGTCGATAAACACTCTGACATAAGTGATTACCGGCTTATAAACTATAAGTAACTTATACGTTGAACAGATGCTAGTTTGCTTATTCATGTCTGAAGCTCCCTTATATCCTCTTCTCTGAGAAGAGAATGCTCGAGAGGTTGTGGCATAAAGGCTATTCTAGCCACTGAAGTGAAGGAACATTGTTGGTCAGCATGTTAGATGAAAGAAATAAAGCTCCTTCGATCCTTGATGATGTTATGTCATAAGCATTAACTCTGCATGCGAGTCGTGATACCCTCGACCTTGCTGTACACTC is a window from the Apium graveolens cultivar Ventura chromosome 1, ASM990537v1, whole genome shotgun sequence genome containing:
- the LOC141677627 gene encoding uncharacterized protein LOC141677627 encodes the protein MSSSAYAAAFNSLGLAYKTTKGAPGTGSGSADVEGGAESSAPRNVADPGNSPLAKDPDVQEISEEELPSKKRKSAPGKPPRGKTVVADRVICDSEGKGPDGAPIRVGTKSLIDLAGFMSSIPSEEDWEEVEGYNMAAALKRVTGQWGQLGSAISICSDVAFTELKEANNRTKAEKILSDSLRGELEEAREGFRVVETGLNEKLKDSEIRAEGLAQEVERLKAELAAKENLNKEAIIADFKASDVYDFEVAQAGVPEVRRSWVVAERHIKTDPFASWESFIQEFLAAKAAVEQGQGEPEPYDGPSPSFL